In the genome of Cryptomeria japonica chromosome 8, Sugi_1.0, whole genome shotgun sequence, one region contains:
- the LOC131060065 gene encoding protein HOTHEAD isoform X1, producing the protein MGVQGSTLLICLLLHAFLCISAKAEHSFVKEAKNGQWKKSRYDYIIVGGGTAGCSLAATLSQNMSVLLLERGGSPFGNEKILNIENFEANLYDFGSNRSTGQLFVSEDGVLNIRPRVLGGGTCLNAGFYTRASSSEVKAMGLEPGLVEQSYRWVESVVAHRPPPNEWQNAVAKGLIETGISPYNGFTYDHIPGTKLGGTIFNSTGHRSTAADILVQRANPRKLTVLLYATVQRLLFVTKDETRPKAKGVVFMDADGREQQVFLKDGKSEVIISAGALGSPQLLMLSGIGPAEELKSMGIKVIMDQPAVGKGMADNPMNTIYIPLAIGVPVSLIQVVGITKFGSYIETCSGFKFYSKSVGKKDGIILQKVKGPLSKGYLRLDNSTNIDDNPVVKFNYYDHPMDVQSCVKGMGTIEKIIKSHPTKKIISPSTSLNKIMNSSYQTIGNLIPRNPEGWGSLEKFCKDTVTTIWHYHGGCQVGSVVDGEYRLLGADSVRVIDGSTFLFSPGTNPQATVMMLGRYMGVRILRERLGPSAEV; encoded by the exons ATGGGTGTTCAAGGGAGCACGCTGTTAATATGCCTCCTCCTCCATGCCTTTCTCTGCATCTCTGCAAAAG CAGAGCATTCATTTGTGAAAGAAGCAAAGAATGGTCAGTGGAAGAAGTCAAGGTATGATTATATAATAGTTGGCGGCGGAACTGCTGGGTGTAGTCTTGCTGCCACTCTCTCACAGAATATGTCTGTACTCCTCTTGGAGAGAGGAGGATCTCCGTTTGGTAACGAAAAAATATTGAATATAGAGAATTTTGAAGCAAATTTGTATGACTTTGGGTCGAATCGCTCGACAGGCCAGCTTTTTGTATCTGAAGATGGG GTGCTAAATATAAGACCAAGAGTGTTAGGAGGAGGCACCTGTCTCAATGCAGGATTTTACACACGTGCAAGTTCAAGTGAGGTGAAAGCCATGGGATTGGAGCCAGGCCTGGTGGAGCAGTCTTATCGTTGGGTGGAAAGTGTGGTAGCCCATCGACCACCCCCAAATGAATGGCAGAATGCAGTAGCAAAAGGTCTTATAGAAACAGGCATTTCTCCTTACAATGGCTTCACATATGACCACATCCCTGGCACCAAGCTTGGTGGGACAATTTTTAATAGCACCGGACATCGCTCTACAGCTGCTGATATTCTTGTTCAACGTGCCAATCCAAGAAAACTTACAGTTTTGCTGTATGCAACAGTTCAACGTCTTCTTTTTGTTACAAAAG ACGAAACAAGGCCTAAAGCAAAAGGGGTTGTTTTCATGGATGCTGATGGAAGAGAGCAACAAGTCTTTTTGAAAGATGGTAAAAGTGAGGTTATAATATCTGCTGGAGCTTTGGGAAGCCCACAGTTGCTTATGCTTAGTGGGATTGGGCCTGCAGAAGAATTGAAGTCCATGGGAATAAAAGTGATAATGGACCAGCCTGCAGTTGGAAAGGGTATGGCTGACAATCCCATGAATACCATTTATATTCCCTTGGCAATTGGAGTGCCAGTCTCTCTCATTCAAGTAGTGGGTATCACAAAATTTGGAAGCTATATAGAGACATGCAGTGGATTTAAATTTTACAGTAAG AGTGTAGGGAAGAAGGATGGAATTATTCTGCAAAAGGTGAAAGGTCCTCTTTCTAAAGGTTATCTGAGATTGGATAACAGTACCAATATTGATGACAATCCAGTTGTGAAATTCAATTACTATGATCACCCAATGGATGTACAGAGCTGTGTGAAAGGAATGGGAACCATCGAAAAGATCATTAAGTCACACCCAACGAAAAAAATCATTTCCCCCAGCACGAGTCTgaacaagatcatgaattcaaGCTATCAAACTATTGGAAATTTGATTCCCAGGAACCCTGAAGGCTGGGGATCATTAGAGAAGTTCTGTAAAGATACAGTCACAACAATTTGGCATTATCATGGTGGATGTCAGGTGGGTAGTGTTGTTGATGGAGAGTATAGACTCCTTGGAGCAGATAGTGTTCGAGTCATTGATGGGTCCACTTTTCTTTTCTCTCCAGGAACTAATCCTCAGGCTACAGTGATGATGCTTGGAAG ATACATGGGAGTGAGAATTTTGAGAGAAAGATTGGGCCCATCAGCAGAAGTATAG
- the LOC131060065 gene encoding protein HOTHEAD isoform X2: MGVQGSTLLICLLLHAFLCISAKEHSFVKEAKNGQWKKSRYDYIIVGGGTAGCSLAATLSQNMSVLLLERGGSPFGNEKILNIENFEANLYDFGSNRSTGQLFVSEDGVLNIRPRVLGGGTCLNAGFYTRASSSEVKAMGLEPGLVEQSYRWVESVVAHRPPPNEWQNAVAKGLIETGISPYNGFTYDHIPGTKLGGTIFNSTGHRSTAADILVQRANPRKLTVLLYATVQRLLFVTKDETRPKAKGVVFMDADGREQQVFLKDGKSEVIISAGALGSPQLLMLSGIGPAEELKSMGIKVIMDQPAVGKGMADNPMNTIYIPLAIGVPVSLIQVVGITKFGSYIETCSGFKFYSKSVGKKDGIILQKVKGPLSKGYLRLDNSTNIDDNPVVKFNYYDHPMDVQSCVKGMGTIEKIIKSHPTKKIISPSTSLNKIMNSSYQTIGNLIPRNPEGWGSLEKFCKDTVTTIWHYHGGCQVGSVVDGEYRLLGADSVRVIDGSTFLFSPGTNPQATVMMLGRYMGVRILRERLGPSAEV, from the exons ATGGGTGTTCAAGGGAGCACGCTGTTAATATGCCTCCTCCTCCATGCCTTTCTCTGCATCTCTGCAAAAG AGCATTCATTTGTGAAAGAAGCAAAGAATGGTCAGTGGAAGAAGTCAAGGTATGATTATATAATAGTTGGCGGCGGAACTGCTGGGTGTAGTCTTGCTGCCACTCTCTCACAGAATATGTCTGTACTCCTCTTGGAGAGAGGAGGATCTCCGTTTGGTAACGAAAAAATATTGAATATAGAGAATTTTGAAGCAAATTTGTATGACTTTGGGTCGAATCGCTCGACAGGCCAGCTTTTTGTATCTGAAGATGGG GTGCTAAATATAAGACCAAGAGTGTTAGGAGGAGGCACCTGTCTCAATGCAGGATTTTACACACGTGCAAGTTCAAGTGAGGTGAAAGCCATGGGATTGGAGCCAGGCCTGGTGGAGCAGTCTTATCGTTGGGTGGAAAGTGTGGTAGCCCATCGACCACCCCCAAATGAATGGCAGAATGCAGTAGCAAAAGGTCTTATAGAAACAGGCATTTCTCCTTACAATGGCTTCACATATGACCACATCCCTGGCACCAAGCTTGGTGGGACAATTTTTAATAGCACCGGACATCGCTCTACAGCTGCTGATATTCTTGTTCAACGTGCCAATCCAAGAAAACTTACAGTTTTGCTGTATGCAACAGTTCAACGTCTTCTTTTTGTTACAAAAG ACGAAACAAGGCCTAAAGCAAAAGGGGTTGTTTTCATGGATGCTGATGGAAGAGAGCAACAAGTCTTTTTGAAAGATGGTAAAAGTGAGGTTATAATATCTGCTGGAGCTTTGGGAAGCCCACAGTTGCTTATGCTTAGTGGGATTGGGCCTGCAGAAGAATTGAAGTCCATGGGAATAAAAGTGATAATGGACCAGCCTGCAGTTGGAAAGGGTATGGCTGACAATCCCATGAATACCATTTATATTCCCTTGGCAATTGGAGTGCCAGTCTCTCTCATTCAAGTAGTGGGTATCACAAAATTTGGAAGCTATATAGAGACATGCAGTGGATTTAAATTTTACAGTAAG AGTGTAGGGAAGAAGGATGGAATTATTCTGCAAAAGGTGAAAGGTCCTCTTTCTAAAGGTTATCTGAGATTGGATAACAGTACCAATATTGATGACAATCCAGTTGTGAAATTCAATTACTATGATCACCCAATGGATGTACAGAGCTGTGTGAAAGGAATGGGAACCATCGAAAAGATCATTAAGTCACACCCAACGAAAAAAATCATTTCCCCCAGCACGAGTCTgaacaagatcatgaattcaaGCTATCAAACTATTGGAAATTTGATTCCCAGGAACCCTGAAGGCTGGGGATCATTAGAGAAGTTCTGTAAAGATACAGTCACAACAATTTGGCATTATCATGGTGGATGTCAGGTGGGTAGTGTTGTTGATGGAGAGTATAGACTCCTTGGAGCAGATAGTGTTCGAGTCATTGATGGGTCCACTTTTCTTTTCTCTCCAGGAACTAATCCTCAGGCTACAGTGATGATGCTTGGAAG ATACATGGGAGTGAGAATTTTGAGAGAAAGATTGGGCCCATCAGCAGAAGTATAG